In Xylanibacter ruminicola 23, a single genomic region encodes these proteins:
- a CDS encoding helix-turn-helix domain-containing protein, with protein sequence MSEYYFYGLAALMYLTTCWTFSAVRWFHTCRAPKERHKYIWPDRKLQCLIYLCATILLPYIINPASPSAWMLEKSYFPACYYFYCGVLLLCFFGSVKQWNQWKTVSWAAALIVVATMLVPAVDAWFPSGILNAQGLRIWNYVVLIESIIMMVYSGLAMWQVKHWMEEARDQNYSNPDDFPADYARRVWLAPVLFTPLLWPAYIWDSPLWMAIDNVLLAASNILLLLNVMPAWRRKTILSSSEADITECHEEPTDDNKNEQIEQTAIEIEEYVKGQRAYLDSHLKLDDVVAHTHLGRTNVSLTFRCHFSSFANYVNSLRLTHYEQYLSQHPNETKESAALASGFSSYTAYYRAKKKLENEGLSPKTTK encoded by the coding sequence ATGAGCGAATACTATTTTTACGGATTGGCAGCACTGATGTATCTGACCACTTGCTGGACATTTTCTGCGGTACGATGGTTCCACACCTGTCGCGCCCCCAAGGAACGCCACAAATATATCTGGCCCGATCGCAAACTACAGTGTCTTATCTACCTTTGCGCCACCATCCTTCTACCATACATCATCAACCCGGCTAGTCCGTCGGCATGGATGCTGGAAAAATCATACTTCCCGGCCTGTTACTATTTCTACTGTGGCGTGCTGCTACTCTGTTTCTTCGGCTCGGTAAAGCAATGGAACCAGTGGAAAACCGTAAGTTGGGCAGCAGCGCTGATAGTTGTCGCCACCATGCTCGTACCCGCCGTCGATGCCTGGTTTCCCTCAGGAATTCTAAATGCCCAAGGGTTGCGCATCTGGAACTACGTGGTACTCATTGAGAGTATCATCATGATGGTTTATTCCGGGCTTGCCATGTGGCAGGTGAAACACTGGATGGAAGAGGCGCGCGACCAGAACTATTCCAACCCTGATGACTTCCCTGCTGACTATGCCCGTCGTGTCTGGCTCGCCCCTGTACTCTTCACACCGCTGCTTTGGCCCGCCTACATTTGGGACTCGCCATTGTGGATGGCCATTGATAACGTGCTCTTGGCGGCATCCAACATCCTATTGCTGCTCAACGTCATGCCTGCTTGGCGACGCAAGACCATTCTCTCGTCATCGGAAGCCGACATAACCGAATGCCACGAAGAACCGACTGATGATAACAAGAATGAACAGATAGAACAAACTGCTATCGAGATAGAGGAATACGTCAAAGGCCAGCGTGCTTATCTTGACAGTCACCTGAAGCTCGATGATGTCGTGGCTCACACGCATCTCGGCCGAACCAATGTCTCGCTTACTTTCCGTTGCCATTTCAGCTCATTCGCCAACTATGTGAACAGTCTACGACTGACTCACTACGAGCAATATCTGTCTCAACACCCTAACGAAACCAAGGAATCTGCTGCTCTTGCATCGGGCTTCTCGTCATACACGGCCTACTATCGCGCTAAGAAAAAACTTGAAAACGAAGGATTGAGTCCCAAAACGACAAAATGA
- a CDS encoding Bro-N domain-containing protein, translating into MTTLTLTTMTTGRGGPRFRAPSRFATVPTKPETFFVGKDVALALGDSKPENAISTHVDIEDKTTTLIQGTGSNYKSKVVIINESGLYSLILSSKLPQAKAFKRWVTSEVLPQIRQTGG; encoded by the coding sequence ATGACCACTTTGACCTTGACCACCATGACCACCGGTCGCGGGGGGCCCCGATTCAGGGCACCCTCGCGATTCGCGACGGTGCCTACGAAACCCGAGACTTTCTTTGTTGGCAAAGATGTGGCACTGGCGCTGGGGGATAGCAAACCTGAAAACGCTATTTCCACACATGTTGATATCGAAGATAAAACCACTACCCTGATTCAGGGGACTGGTTCTAACTATAAATCGAAAGTAGTTATCATCAACGAAAGTGGTCTCTACTCACTGATTCTCTCTTCAAAGCTTCCACAGGCCAAAGCCTTTAAGCGGTGGGTTACCAGCGAGGTGCTGCCACAGATTCGCCAGACGGGTGGTTAA
- a CDS encoding DNA-binding protein, with protein MALKVKAKEQLQNIGKYAGKYRYVMMPELYTALTQDKVIKEAALRSGVSKGVMQACWDAAGEVIKAWATEGHSVALPGLGTMRFGLRAKSVEKVDEVKAGLISSRRIIFTPDTDLKEELSKTAVQITCFDRDGKEVKRVTSTDDGNVEDPDQPTNGDNGGNTGGGNQGGGHEPIGD; from the coding sequence ATGGCATTGAAAGTAAAAGCTAAGGAACAGTTGCAGAACATCGGCAAGTATGCTGGTAAGTATCGTTACGTGATGATGCCGGAGCTGTACACGGCTCTGACTCAGGACAAGGTGATTAAGGAGGCTGCCCTGCGCAGCGGCGTGAGCAAGGGTGTGATGCAGGCCTGCTGGGATGCGGCTGGCGAGGTGATTAAGGCATGGGCCACCGAAGGCCACTCGGTTGCGCTGCCCGGACTGGGTACCATGCGATTCGGCTTGCGCGCCAAGAGCGTTGAGAAGGTGGACGAGGTGAAGGCCGGACTGATTTCGAGTCGTCGCATTATCTTTACCCCCGACACCGATCTGAAGGAGGAGCTGTCGAAGACGGCCGTGCAGATTACCTGTTTTGACCGCGACGGCAAGGAGGTGAAGCGTGTGACCAGTACCGACGATGGTAACGTGGAGGACCCCGACCAGCCTACCAATGGCGACAACGGTGGAAACACCGGAGGCGGAAACCAGGGCGGCGGCCACGAACCTATCGGAGACTAA
- a CDS encoding smalltalk protein has product MSKRETIKFIVQMIASIATAIVTALGATSCMGY; this is encoded by the coding sequence ATGAGTAAGAGAGAAACCATCAAGTTTATCGTGCAAATGATTGCAAGTATCGCTACGGCGATAGTAACGGCGCTGGGTGCTACCAGCTGCATGGGATATTGA